One window of Candidatus Nitrospira kreftii genomic DNA carries:
- a CDS encoding Transport permease protein — protein MESQARAEARVSGPRRKLIIERRSSLFDLNWSALWEYRELGYVLIWRDLAVRYKQTAIGVAWVILQPLITMLIFTAVFGRMAKVPSDGVWYPVFSLTALLPWTYFSQAVSRAGESVVTNGRMVSKIYFPRLWLPIAMVISPLVDFALSMVLLFGLLIYAGIPLTWKVATLPVFILLAMLTALGISLFTSAMNVKYRDVGHAIPFVIQIWMFLTPVVYPVSLVPEHWRWLYGLNPMVGVIEGFRWALLGRTAPDPAVMVESAAVLAVVVMAGLVYFRQMERRFADII, from the coding sequence ATGGAATCGCAGGCTCGGGCCGAAGCGCGAGTGAGTGGACCCAGGAGGAAGCTGATCATTGAGAGGCGGAGCAGCCTCTTTGATCTCAACTGGTCTGCTCTCTGGGAATATCGCGAGTTGGGGTATGTGCTGATCTGGCGGGACCTCGCGGTCCGCTATAAGCAAACCGCGATTGGTGTGGCCTGGGTGATTCTGCAGCCGTTGATCACGATGCTGATCTTTACGGCGGTATTCGGGAGGATGGCCAAAGTCCCATCGGATGGGGTGTGGTATCCCGTGTTTTCGTTGACGGCCCTGCTTCCGTGGACCTATTTTTCCCAAGCCGTCAGTCGCGCTGGGGAAAGTGTGGTGACGAACGGCAGGATGGTCAGCAAGATCTATTTCCCACGACTATGGCTTCCGATCGCCATGGTCATCTCGCCCTTGGTTGACTTTGCATTGTCCATGGTGCTGTTGTTCGGGCTGCTCATTTACGCGGGAATTCCCCTCACCTGGAAAGTGGCCACGCTGCCGGTCTTCATCCTTCTCGCGATGCTCACGGCGCTTGGGATAAGCCTGTTTACGTCGGCCATGAATGTGAAGTATCGGGACGTAGGTCATGCGATCCCGTTTGTCATCCAGATATGGATGTTTCTGACCCCGGTTGTGTACCCGGTCAGCCTTGTGCCGGAGCACTGGAGATGGCTCTATGGCCTCAATCCGATGGTGGGGGTCATTGAAGGCTTTCGTTGGGCATTGTTGGGGCGGACGGCTCCGGATCCAGCGGTCATGGTGGAAAGTGCCGCCGTACTTGCGGTCGTGGTCATGGCGGGCCTGGTCTATTTCAGACAGATGGAACGGCGTTTTGCGGATATTATTTGA
- a CDS encoding ABC transporter encodes MSDIAIRVEGLSKQYKIGGGRKKDDGTLRDHLMAGVKSLWRGNRQSQVVRNGGEASSEPGVASDTFWALQDVSFEVKPGETVGIIGRNGAGKSTLLKMISRITEPTRGRIELYGRVASLLEVGTGFHSELTGRENVYLNGTILGMKRGEITRKFDEIVAFAEVERFIDTPVKRYSSGMNLRLAFAVAAHLEPDVLIIDEVLAVGDAAFQKKCLGKMEGVAEEGRTIFFVSHNMPAVTRLCKRVLCLDQGKLCGDGPSHEVVKAYLHSELGTMAQREWPDPRRAPSGGIARLRAVRVCTEDGETTEKIDIRKPVGIEMQYEVLKFGNKMHATVTLYNEEGVRLFDSIELDPTWRGRIRPPGRYQSTVWIPGNYLAEGTMFVNVNVDTHDPEVEQFYVRQAVAFVVIDSLDGDSARGDYAGALPGVVRPLLTWNTKFCAEDTIMDGEKASAT; translated from the coding sequence ATGAGCGATATAGCTATCCGCGTTGAAGGGCTCTCGAAACAGTACAAAATCGGTGGCGGTCGAAAGAAAGATGACGGTACCTTGCGAGATCATCTGATGGCAGGTGTGAAATCCCTATGGAGGGGCAACCGCCAAAGCCAGGTCGTCAGAAACGGAGGTGAGGCATCTTCAGAGCCAGGAGTCGCATCGGATACATTCTGGGCCTTGCAAGATGTATCGTTCGAAGTAAAGCCGGGGGAAACGGTGGGAATCATTGGCCGCAATGGCGCGGGGAAAAGTACGTTGCTCAAGATGATTTCGCGCATCACGGAGCCCACTCGTGGCCGCATCGAGCTCTACGGCCGTGTAGCGTCTCTCTTGGAGGTCGGGACAGGCTTTCACAGTGAACTCACCGGACGGGAAAATGTCTATCTCAATGGGACGATTCTTGGGATGAAACGGGGCGAGATCACCCGCAAGTTCGATGAGATCGTGGCATTTGCTGAAGTGGAACGGTTTATTGACACGCCGGTCAAGCGCTATTCCAGCGGCATGAATCTGCGACTGGCATTTGCCGTGGCCGCTCATCTGGAACCAGATGTCTTGATAATCGATGAGGTACTGGCAGTCGGAGATGCCGCCTTCCAGAAGAAGTGCTTAGGCAAAATGGAGGGTGTGGCGGAAGAAGGGCGGACTATCTTCTTCGTGAGTCACAATATGCCTGCCGTCACCCGACTCTGTAAGCGAGTGCTCTGTCTGGATCAGGGAAAACTGTGTGGAGACGGGCCCTCTCATGAGGTGGTCAAGGCCTATCTGCACTCAGAGCTGGGCACAATGGCACAACGCGAATGGCCGGATCCGCGAAGGGCTCCGAGCGGCGGAATCGCTCGGTTGCGGGCGGTTCGAGTGTGTACCGAGGATGGCGAAACCACCGAGAAGATCGATATCCGGAAGCCGGTTGGAATCGAGATGCAGTATGAAGTGCTCAAATTCGGAAACAAGATGCACGCGACCGTGACGTTGTACAACGAAGAAGGGGTGCGCCTTTTTGACTCGATCGAGCTCGACCCGACCTGGCGAGGTCGGATTCGGCCGCCGGGCCGCTACCAGAGCACTGTCTGGATTCCCGGCAATTACCTGGCTGAAGGAACCATGTTCGTGAATGTCAACGTAGACACTCACGATCCTGAGGTCGAGCAATTCTACGTGCGTCAGGCTGTGGCGTTTGTCGTGATCGACAGTCTTGATGGAGATTCGGCGCGCGGTGACTACGCTGGGGCACTTCCTGGTGTCGTACGGCCACTCTTGACTTGGAATACCAAGTTCTGCGCAGAGGATACGATTATGGATGGGGAAAAGGCCTCCGCCACATAA